In Sorghum bicolor cultivar BTx623 chromosome 10, Sorghum_bicolor_NCBIv3, whole genome shotgun sequence, one genomic interval encodes:
- the LOC110430791 gene encoding uncharacterized protein LOC110430791 isoform X1: MGNTLGVGVGVGIGLGLAVGAAGLIQAGGPKIGDTSQYQYNTEDIDEYSTERLRDAVSYAKDNAMLIQVPVLGTRKTFWRLSDEATRISRKLALILRNQHSVCKYLTAPLQVSDVWIGSTGNVKLRGVSFTGKGFFSIEHVRDDYKHLSRFLELLITISGGDINKLPPDYKNFLLLLRRNNLTREDEFLIVNNAALLPMKNRTEVFLMLHDRIVNYLGQTNRAKKNRILHNLPYNNDWLDTATANAKINQWVVNVKNEYKRTTIDLLRLNRNVRSHLHEYNHDDDIEEILYCEWPMLLTVMETMLHLEGELQDTGIHNKFG; encoded by the exons ATGGGAAATACCCTCGGCGTTGGCGTAGGTGTCGGCATCGGCCTCGGCCTCGCCGTCGGCGCCGCCGGCCTGATCCAG GCTGGTGGTCCAAAAATTGGCGACACTTCTCAGTATCAATACAA TACTGAGGACATCGACGAGTATTCTACTGAGAGGCTGCGCGATGCGGTGAGCTATGCGAAGGACAACGCGATGCTGATCCAGGTGCCGGTCTTAGGAACAAGGAAGACATTCTGGCGATTATCTGACGAAGCCACTAGGATTAGCAGAAAACTTGCATTAATACTGAGGAACCAGCACTCAGTCTGCAAGTACCTCACTGCTCCTCTGCAGGTGTCCGACGTCTGGATTGGGAGCACTGGGAATGTCAAGCTAAGGGGTGTCAGTTTCACTGGCAAAGGTTTCTTCAGCATTGAGCATGTGAGAGATGACTACAAGCACCTTTCCAGGTTCCTGGAGCTGTTGATTACGATCTCAGGTGGGGATATCAACAAATTGCCTCCAGACTACAAGAATTTCCTCTTACTCTTGAGGAGAAACAACCTTACAAGGGAAGATGAATTCTTGATTGTAAACAATGCTGCCCTGCTTCCCATGAAAAACCG CACTGAGGTCTTCCTGATGCTACATGATAGAATTGTCAACTATCTTGGTCAGACAAACCGTGCAAAGAAGAACAGAATACTGCACAATCTCCCCTACAACAACGACTGGTTGGATACTGCCACGGCAAATGCAAAGATCAACCAGTGGGTTGTAAATGTTAAAAACGAGTACAAAAGGACTACAATCGATCTACTACGGCTCAACAGAAATGTAAGAAGCCACTTGCATGAGTACAACCACGACGACGATATTGAGGAAATTCTGTATTGTGAATGGCCCATGCTGCTCACTGTCATGGAGACCATGTTACACTTGGAAGGTGAGCTCCAAGACACTGGCATCCATAACAAGTTCGGCTAG
- the LOC110430791 gene encoding uncharacterized protein LOC110430791 isoform X2, whose translation MGNTLGVGVGVGIGLGLAVGAAGLIQAGGPKIGDTSQYQYNTEDIDEYSTERLRDAVSYAKDNAMLIQVSDVWIGSTGNVKLRGVSFTGKGFFSIEHVRDDYKHLSRFLELLITISGGDINKLPPDYKNFLLLLRRNNLTREDEFLIVNNAALLPMKNRTEVFLMLHDRIVNYLGQTNRAKKNRILHNLPYNNDWLDTATANAKINQWVVNVKNEYKRTTIDLLRLNRNVRSHLHEYNHDDDIEEILYCEWPMLLTVMETMLHLEGELQDTGIHNKFG comes from the exons ATGGGAAATACCCTCGGCGTTGGCGTAGGTGTCGGCATCGGCCTCGGCCTCGCCGTCGGCGCCGCCGGCCTGATCCAG GCTGGTGGTCCAAAAATTGGCGACACTTCTCAGTATCAATACAA TACTGAGGACATCGACGAGTATTCTACTGAGAGGCTGCGCGATGCGGTGAGCTATGCGAAGGACAACGCGATGCTGATCCAG GTGTCCGACGTCTGGATTGGGAGCACTGGGAATGTCAAGCTAAGGGGTGTCAGTTTCACTGGCAAAGGTTTCTTCAGCATTGAGCATGTGAGAGATGACTACAAGCACCTTTCCAGGTTCCTGGAGCTGTTGATTACGATCTCAGGTGGGGATATCAACAAATTGCCTCCAGACTACAAGAATTTCCTCTTACTCTTGAGGAGAAACAACCTTACAAGGGAAGATGAATTCTTGATTGTAAACAATGCTGCCCTGCTTCCCATGAAAAACCG CACTGAGGTCTTCCTGATGCTACATGATAGAATTGTCAACTATCTTGGTCAGACAAACCGTGCAAAGAAGAACAGAATACTGCACAATCTCCCCTACAACAACGACTGGTTGGATACTGCCACGGCAAATGCAAAGATCAACCAGTGGGTTGTAAATGTTAAAAACGAGTACAAAAGGACTACAATCGATCTACTACGGCTCAACAGAAATGTAAGAAGCCACTTGCATGAGTACAACCACGACGACGATATTGAGGAAATTCTGTATTGTGAATGGCCCATGCTGCTCACTGTCATGGAGACCATGTTACACTTGGAAGGTGAGCTCCAAGACACTGGCATCCATAACAAGTTCGGCTAG